The DNA window TCTCCTCACCGCCCGCAGGACAGAGGCCACCACGGCTGCCCGCGAGTTGAGTCTCAGCTTCTCGCCCGCAAGGAGGCGACGGCGCAACTCCGCGAGCTCGTGCACCACTTCTTCCTTCACCAGCCAACGAGGAAAACGCGCGCAGAGCTTCTCGCCCTCCGTTGACGAAAGCACCGCCTCCACCGAGGGGAGCAAGCTCACGGGGCTTGCACCTGCTTGTTGTGCCTCGACGTCCTGCTTCGCTCGCATACCACCACCGCAGTCTTTAGGCCGTTGTGAGATAGGCACAGAAATCTTATGAAAACTGCGGCGAAATGTCAAGCTGTTTCTTCGGGCGAGGCCTGCCCCTTGCCCTTCAGGCGGCGCAGGTTGCGCGTGACCACGAAGAGTCCCACGGCCAACAGGCAAAGCGGCACCACCAACTCCTCTCCGCCAGGCACCTGCACCAGGACCAGAAAAGCGGCGACGGCGAGGAGGCTTACCGCCGGATATTGCGCCCAGCGCAGGCTCTCCGTTTGCCTGCCGTGCATGTAAAGAACCCCAAAGGTAAGCCCCAAGCCGGTGAAAAAGAGCACGCCATGATAGCCCCCAGGCACAAGGTGAGCACTCCGCAGAAGGGCGGTGACCCCAAGAGTCAACAACACTCCGCTGGGTATGAGCCACCACCACTGCTGGCGCTGCCGCAGAAAGGCACCGAGAAACAGTGCGCCAACGACGCAGAGAGAGACTCCCCAGATGAATCCGCGCTGGTCATGAGTGAGAGAGGGGAGAATCCGCTCCAATACCATCAGGCCGAGGATGCACGCCACAAGCAGCGCCCACCACTGCTGGCGATCGCGCGAATAGCTAAGAGCAAAAGCCACGGCTGAGACGCTCAGCATGACGGTCCAGACAGTGTGTCTCTCCAGAGCGACAACCCCCAAATTGGTCACGAGCAGCAGTACGCCAAGCAGGGTGATGAGCGCCCCGGCCACGAGCATCGCCTCGTTTGTCCTTTTCATGTCGCACCTCCCTTTCCAACAGGAGCCCAGGGGTCATAGTCCGCCAGTTCGGGCAAGAACCGGATCCCACAAGAGCACAGAGCCTCGCCTCCTCCAGGCCCCACACCCCTTTGAAACGGCCCCAGAGAGGAATTGTTTCGTGCCGGCTTGGTCTTTCAACGGATCGGCGAGAGGCCCGGCGCAAATTGGGGTCGGAAATCAGAAGCGGTAACGCAGTTCAAGAGTGAGGAAGGAAGTGCGCGAGTCATAGGCCTGTTCCCTGGTGTCGAGGTCGGCGTCGTAGTTGGCCATGACCTCCAGCTCCCAATGCATAGAGAGTGGCCAGGTAATGAAGCACATCAGCGCGGAAGCACGGCGGTCCGAAAAGAAGGACAGTCCTGAGGCGTCACGTGTGGGGGAGGCCGGGTACACGACCTTGCCGATAGAAGCATTCGCGGAAATGAGCAGGCCTCCAGGGCCACTCACGTCCACAGCGAGCGCGGGGCCTTGGGAGAGGTATTCGTCGATGCGCGCGAACGGATCATCTGTCAGACTGGCCACCTGCGCAGGCGTGCGCTTCTGCAGCTGATAGCTAACCTCGATGACGCCAGCCCTGGTCACTGGGAAACGGAGGGCTGGTGCCAGCTCCACCAGTCGATAGTCAGGCGTTGCCGAGCTTTGGTAGGCATAGTCCCTGACCCACAGCTCGGCGCGGAGTACCAGACCCAGCCAGGGAAGCAGGTCCCGCCGCCACTCGGCACGCACCTGCGCCTCCAGGTAATCGTTGTTGTAAAGGCTGTCCGCAAAGGGCGCCACAAACGAGCGGTAGCGGGCGCTTCCCTCGATGAAGATCCCCCGGTGAAAAAACCGGCTGCTCAGGCGGTGGTCATCAAAGTCCCGCGCTTGCACAGAGGGGTACCGCCAGTGCTCGAAGTCATAACCCACCGACAGTCGCGTCGCTGGCCCGGCAACGGCCGTGACCTCTCCGCCCAAGCGATGGGCAACAAAGTTGGCATAGAACTGCCCCGGACTTGCGTAGCGCTGCAAGGCCCCCGTGTAGGTCAGCGCGGTCGCTACCTGGGGGGCGAGCGCATAGGTGAGTTCCGCCCGCAGATTATCCCGGGTGTAATCCGGCATACCTGGGTCCCGGAAAACGGCTCCCTCTATGTCATTTTGCAGGGCAAGGTAGTGCCCTTTCCCGAATCGGGCCCGATAGCCGAGAGAAAGCCGTCCGGTTTGATAGTCCCGGCTGGAGCGCAGCTCAAAGGCACCGTCAATCAACTGGTCGCGCGGCGTGCCACGTTCCAGGGCAACACGCACACCGAGAAGGGGATTGCCCGAGCTTTCCGCCAGAGTCGTGTCCTGAAGCTCCCCGGGAAGGGAAAAGCGCTGCCTCCATCCTTCTATGCCCATGAATAGCTCGGGGTACCAGCGCAGGCGCTGAGCTGCCGGCTCAGGCCCAGGGGTCTCCGAGGGCCTCGAAGGGGCCGGGCGAGTCTGTGTGGCCGACGCATAGTCGGCAACGACGCTCAGCAAGGCTTCAGCAGCCTCCCATTCTCTTTGCGCCGCCAGGCGGAGGGCCTCCTGCAGCAAAGGGCGAAGCTCTGGGGCCAGTGCATTGGTGTCGCCGCGCGTCCAATAGTCGGGCACGATGCGCTGCACGCGGAGGAGTGCCAGCTCGTAGAGGGTCTGCGCCGTCTCTTGGTCCTCCGCGCCGATGCTCAGGCGGAGGGAGTCCTGGGCGTGAAGTGCCCCCGCACACAAGCAAACCAGGAAGGTCATGGACAGGGTGACCTTCCTGGTCAGGAGGGCAAGTTTACGAGTGACCGGCGAGAGCACTGGCCCCTACCGTTCTGAGTGCGCTTGGCTATTTACAGTCACCGAGGTGCCCAGTGCCCTTTTACCCACTTCCAGCCGCGAGGTGTCTCTCGCCAGTATCCGGGTACCCATACCTTCCCTTTGGGAGCTTTGGCCCAATGGCCCGGCGTCCACACCCAGTTTCCGTGCCATTCCCAATGGCCGGCTATCCATACGGCACCTGCGAACGGAGGAGGACCGCTCACCTCCGCGCGTACGGCGGGCGGGGCCGTGCGCACATACACCGCTCTGCTCGCGCACCCCGCAGCGAGGAGAAATACTACAGTCACTATCAAGAACATGACGAAAGCGCGTTGCATTACCCATACCTCCTTTCTCAGGGACTTCCCGAAGCGCGCTATTTTTTCACTCACCCAGCTGTCCACCGGTGTCCGATTGCGCTTCTCTATGGAGCGGAGGGGACCGGGCCGGATCCCAGTCCCCTCCTGGGAGGAGCACAGCATTCGCCTACTGGGCAAGCAGCATCTTGCTCACAAACAGGTGCCGCGCCCCAGAGGCTGCCTGTGCCTCGAGCCTGCAGATGTAGAGACCGCTGGCGACCTGGTTGC is part of the Calditrichota bacterium genome and encodes:
- a CDS encoding YXWGXW repeat-containing protein, whose translation is MQRAFVMFLIVTVVFLLAAGCASRAVYVRTAPPAVRAEVSGPPPFAGAVWIAGHWEWHGNWVWTPGHWAKAPKGKVWVPGYWRETPRGWKWVKGHWAPR